A genomic segment from Streptomyces sp. NBC_00459 encodes:
- a CDS encoding pyridoxal phosphate-dependent decarboxylase family protein, which produces MDLKHWLGRATEAVQEWADSFGPYQPHPSLHIDDDRFAAAFQEFTGRLGDNYPFFHPHYAGQMLKPPHPAAVVGYLTAMLINPNNHALDGGPATARMEREVVAQLAAMFGYDTHLGHLTTSGTIANLEALFVARELHPGRGVAYSADAHYTHGRMCHVLGLKGHPVPTDNHGRMRLDALEDLLRGGEVGTVVLTAGTTGLGAVDPVHHALALRERYGVRLHVDAAYGGFFTLLAGAEGPEGIPAEPWRAIAECDSLVIDPHKHGLQPYGCGAVLFRDPEVGRFYLHDSPYTYFTSSELHLGEISLECSRAGAAAAALWLTFQLLPPTPAGLGRVLAAGRRAALHWSDLITASDLLELYQRPEMDIVSYFPSTDPATLSAIDAESARALTNGMKSATPVFLSTLKAGREAFTARHPKITADTDGARVLRSVLMKPESEQYAEQLIARVEELVRSD; this is translated from the coding sequence GTGGACCTGAAGCACTGGCTGGGCCGAGCCACCGAAGCGGTACAGGAGTGGGCCGACAGTTTCGGCCCCTATCAGCCGCATCCGTCACTCCACATAGACGACGACCGCTTCGCCGCCGCTTTCCAGGAGTTCACCGGGCGGCTGGGCGACAACTACCCCTTCTTCCATCCGCACTATGCGGGACAGATGCTCAAGCCGCCGCACCCGGCCGCCGTGGTCGGCTACCTCACCGCCATGCTGATCAACCCCAACAACCACGCCCTCGACGGCGGACCCGCCACCGCCAGGATGGAACGTGAGGTCGTCGCACAGCTCGCCGCGATGTTCGGATACGACACCCACCTCGGCCACCTGACCACCAGCGGCACGATCGCCAACCTGGAAGCGCTGTTCGTCGCCCGGGAACTGCACCCCGGCCGGGGTGTCGCATACAGCGCCGACGCCCACTACACCCACGGCCGAATGTGTCACGTCCTCGGCCTGAAGGGCCACCCGGTCCCCACCGACAACCACGGCCGGATGAGGCTCGACGCCCTGGAGGACCTCCTGCGCGGAGGCGAGGTGGGCACGGTGGTGCTCACCGCCGGCACCACCGGCCTGGGCGCCGTCGACCCGGTACACCACGCCCTGGCCCTGCGGGAGCGGTACGGTGTCCGGCTGCACGTCGACGCCGCGTACGGCGGCTTCTTCACCCTGCTGGCAGGCGCCGAGGGTCCTGAAGGGATTCCCGCGGAACCCTGGCGGGCGATCGCCGAGTGTGACTCCCTGGTGATCGACCCGCACAAGCACGGACTCCAGCCCTACGGCTGTGGTGCCGTTCTTTTCCGCGACCCCGAGGTGGGCCGCTTCTACCTCCACGACTCGCCGTACACCTACTTCACGTCCAGCGAACTCCACCTCGGCGAGATCAGCCTGGAGTGCTCCCGGGCCGGTGCCGCCGCCGCGGCCCTGTGGCTCACCTTCCAGCTCCTTCCGCCCACGCCCGCCGGCCTCGGCCGCGTACTGGCCGCGGGCCGACGCGCCGCACTTCACTGGTCCGACCTGATCACGGCGTCCGACCTCCTGGAGCTGTACCAGCGGCCCGAGATGGACATCGTCAGCTACTTCCCTTCGACCGACCCGGCCACGCTGAGCGCGATCGACGCCGAGTCCGCGCGCGCCCTCACCAACGGCATGAAAAGCGCCACCCCCGTCTTCCTGAGCACCCTCAAGGCCGGCCGCGAGGCGTTCACGGCACGCCACCCGAAGATCACCGCGGACACCGACGGCGCTCGCGTCCTGCGCAGCGTCCTGATGAAGCCGGAGTCCGAGCAGTATGCGGAGCAACTCATCGCCCGGGTCGAGGAACTCGTCCGGTCGGACTGA
- a CDS encoding MarR family winged helix-turn-helix transcriptional regulator, with translation MDATTRWGAEAARAANSPGVHDFGLLIKTATRLEQRIDTALRRECGISHSMFEVLIRLCRQPGEEVPQRELADDLTLTSSGITRLVDRMEEAGLVRRTPAPGDRRSVLVEPTEHGHTAFLQAAAVHSQAVERYFVKPLSRTDYTRLTSSLGAIHEALREG, from the coding sequence TTGGATGCCACTACCCGGTGGGGCGCTGAGGCCGCCCGTGCCGCCAACAGCCCGGGCGTGCACGACTTCGGGCTGCTGATCAAGACGGCCACCCGGCTGGAACAGCGGATCGACACCGCCTTGCGGCGTGAGTGCGGGATCAGCCACTCGATGTTCGAGGTCCTCATCCGGCTCTGCCGACAGCCGGGGGAGGAGGTCCCCCAACGCGAACTCGCAGACGACCTGACCCTGACGAGCAGCGGTATCACCCGGCTGGTCGACCGTATGGAAGAAGCGGGTCTGGTACGCCGCACGCCCGCCCCGGGTGACCGTAGAAGCGTCCTGGTGGAGCCCACCGAGCACGGTCACACCGCGTTCCTCCAGGCCGCCGCCGTGCACTCGCAAGCCGTCGAGCGCTACTTCGTCAAGCCGTTGTCCCGCACCGACTACACGCGGCTGACCAGCTCACTGGGCGCGATCCACGAAGCCCTTCGCGAGGGATAG
- a CDS encoding MMPL family transporter gives MSPLARWCHRHRLAVVLIWAGLLITLGAAVGAAGSAFGNSPTSQDTDSARATTLLQKASNSAAGKSGRVVWQLEGGKVTDPAAQKAMTGALDRIADAPGVAAVSSPYTPEGRTQVSKDGETAYATIAFDRDVADAQVDHVTELATAPESGSLRIALNGQAFTINPAPNPVADVMGIALAFLVLLFVFRAVWVAALPIITAIIGVGTSAVAVILLSHAITLSDTTLTLGSLIGLGVGIDYALFVVNRHRTNLMAGMPVADSVAKSLNTSGRAVVFAGLTVVVALLGMLTLDVGIINGMAIGAAVTVVLTVLAAITLLPALLGMIGPRVLSRAERRELAGETSRRVAPRPGLWARWAVQVQSRPKVLGAVALAILAALALPTLSLRLGTSDDGNLPTTSTNRQAYDMIADGFGPGFNGPLVLAVQAPTAADRAAEAQLVTTLRQVDGVSSAAAAPMKEGETVGVISVVPTTSPQSAATSDLISHLRDKVIPSAEQGTSMKVYVGGVTASNDDFASVLMNKLPLFVLVIAALGFLLLTIAFRSLLIPAVGAVLNILSIGVAFGAIVVVFQYGFGAGLLGLGAGGPIESFVPILVVGIMFGLSMDYQVFLVSRMREEWAHTGDSRRAIRVGQAETGKVIAVAATIMFCVFGSFVFGGMRVIAEFGVSLSLAVAVDALLIRMVVVPALMHLCGQSNWWLPRRLDKALPNVSVEGPTDEPAPTQRWLRQPQSTGVAD, from the coding sequence ATGTCTCCTCTCGCCCGCTGGTGTCACAGGCACCGGCTCGCCGTCGTCCTGATCTGGGCGGGCTTGTTGATCACCCTCGGCGCGGCTGTCGGCGCGGCCGGCAGCGCGTTCGGCAACAGTCCGACCTCGCAGGACACCGACTCGGCCAGGGCCACGACTCTGCTCCAGAAGGCCTCGAACAGCGCGGCCGGGAAGAGCGGCCGCGTCGTGTGGCAACTGGAGGGCGGCAAGGTCACCGACCCCGCTGCCCAGAAGGCGATGACCGGTGCGCTGGACCGCATCGCCGACGCCCCGGGCGTCGCCGCGGTGAGCAGTCCCTACACGCCGGAGGGCAGGACGCAGGTCAGCAAGGACGGCGAGACGGCGTACGCCACGATCGCCTTCGACCGTGACGTGGCCGATGCCCAGGTCGACCACGTGACGGAGCTCGCCACCGCCCCGGAGTCGGGAAGCCTGCGCATCGCGCTCAACGGACAGGCCTTCACGATCAATCCCGCGCCGAACCCGGTCGCCGACGTGATGGGCATCGCCCTCGCCTTCCTGGTCCTGCTGTTCGTGTTCCGCGCGGTGTGGGTGGCCGCGCTGCCCATCATCACGGCCATCATCGGCGTGGGCACCTCCGCGGTCGCGGTCATCCTGCTCAGCCACGCCATCACCCTGTCCGACACCACACTGACTCTTGGTTCTCTGATCGGCCTCGGCGTGGGCATCGACTACGCCCTGTTCGTCGTCAACCGCCACCGCACCAACCTGATGGCGGGCATGCCCGTCGCCGATTCGGTCGCCAAGTCCCTCAACACCTCGGGCCGCGCCGTGGTGTTCGCCGGGCTGACCGTCGTCGTCGCCCTGCTCGGCATGCTCACCCTGGACGTCGGCATCATCAACGGCATGGCCATCGGCGCGGCCGTCACCGTCGTCCTCACCGTGCTGGCCGCGATCACCCTGCTGCCCGCGCTGCTCGGCATGATCGGGCCACGGGTACTCAGCCGCGCCGAGCGCCGGGAACTGGCCGGAGAGACGTCGCGTCGAGTAGCGCCCCGACCCGGACTGTGGGCCCGGTGGGCCGTACAGGTCCAGTCCCGGCCCAAGGTGCTGGGTGCTGTCGCGCTGGCCATTCTGGCGGCACTCGCCCTGCCCACGCTGTCACTGCGCCTGGGCACCTCCGACGACGGCAACCTGCCCACGACCTCGACCAACCGCCAGGCCTACGACATGATCGCGGACGGTTTCGGCCCCGGATTCAACGGTCCGCTCGTCCTCGCCGTCCAGGCACCCACCGCTGCTGACAGGGCGGCCGAGGCACAGCTCGTCACCACGCTCCGGCAGGTCGACGGAGTCTCCAGTGCCGCCGCGGCCCCCATGAAGGAGGGAGAGACGGTCGGCGTCATTTCCGTCGTGCCCACGACCTCCCCCCAGTCGGCCGCCACCTCCGACCTGATCAGTCACCTGCGGGACAAGGTCATCCCGTCGGCTGAACAGGGCACCTCCATGAAGGTCTACGTCGGCGGAGTCACCGCGAGCAACGACGACTTCGCGTCCGTACTGATGAACAAACTCCCCCTGTTCGTGCTCGTGATCGCCGCACTCGGTTTCCTGCTCCTGACCATCGCCTTCCGCAGCCTGCTCATCCCCGCTGTGGGGGCCGTACTGAACATCCTCAGCATCGGCGTGGCCTTCGGTGCCATCGTCGTCGTCTTCCAGTACGGCTTCGGCGCAGGTCTCCTCGGACTCGGCGCCGGTGGTCCCATCGAGTCGTTCGTGCCGATCCTGGTAGTCGGCATCATGTTCGGCCTGTCCATGGACTACCAGGTCTTCCTCGTCAGCCGGATGCGCGAGGAATGGGCCCACACCGGCGACAGCCGCCGTGCGATCCGTGTCGGCCAGGCCGAGACCGGCAAGGTCATCGCCGTTGCCGCCACCATCATGTTCTGCGTGTTCGGCTCCTTCGTCTTCGGCGGCATGCGGGTCATCGCCGAGTTCGGCGTCAGCCTCTCCCTGGCTGTCGCCGTGGACGCACTGCTGATCCGCATGGTCGTCGTCCCCGCACTCATGCACCTGTGCGGCCAGTCCAACTGGTGGCTGCCCCGACGCCTGGACAAGGCACTGCCGAATGTGTCCGTCGAAGGGCCGACGGACGAGCCGGCACCCACGCAGCGCTGGTTGCGCCAGCCCCAGTCCACCGGTGTGGCCGACTAG
- a CDS encoding sensor histidine kinase, translating to MDVRNVCRQWLARHDRVRDMLPAVPLIVITAAATAVGTSAWHEPHWGEVVWMGLSCAPLVVRSRWPLQVALVTLAGDLTLMTIASHTSLTPAASLIALYTLATLGTRRIAWTVGLVAALAITGVYAATHAESVVGGASLLRLDFAIAATALGRVVRSRRDHLAEARARVELAERTQEQEARRRVSEERVRIARDLHDVVAHHITLVNAQAGVAHHLMRTNPDQAYEALAHIKDTSRAALDELRATVGLLRHPDDAPGSRAPIPRLADLDTLVSGFRASGLVVSVDVTGTAAPLAPATELTAYRIIQEALTNTHKHASASRATILLDYGPHLLRVSVTDDGRPGAPKGAGTGHGLIGMHERAVAIGGTVTAGPRRDGGFQVLAELPLSLTDTTVSNAS from the coding sequence ATGGACGTGAGGAATGTGTGTCGGCAGTGGCTGGCCCGTCACGACCGGGTCAGGGACATGCTCCCCGCGGTGCCGCTGATCGTGATCACCGCGGCAGCGACCGCCGTCGGCACGTCCGCTTGGCACGAGCCTCACTGGGGCGAGGTGGTGTGGATGGGACTGTCCTGCGCACCGCTGGTCGTCCGCAGCCGCTGGCCACTTCAAGTCGCACTGGTCACCCTGGCGGGCGACCTCACGCTGATGACCATCGCCTCCCACACCTCCCTGACTCCGGCAGCGAGCCTGATCGCCCTGTACACACTCGCCACCCTCGGCACCCGGCGCATCGCCTGGACCGTGGGCCTGGTCGCCGCGCTGGCGATCACCGGTGTCTACGCGGCCACCCATGCCGAGTCCGTGGTGGGCGGGGCGAGTCTGCTGCGACTGGACTTCGCGATCGCGGCAACCGCGCTGGGGCGGGTTGTCCGCAGTCGCCGTGACCACCTCGCAGAGGCCAGGGCACGCGTCGAACTCGCGGAGCGCACACAAGAGCAAGAGGCACGGCGCCGGGTCTCCGAGGAACGCGTACGCATCGCGCGCGACCTGCACGATGTCGTCGCCCATCACATCACCCTGGTCAACGCCCAGGCCGGAGTGGCCCACCACCTCATGCGCACCAACCCCGACCAGGCGTACGAGGCCCTGGCCCACATCAAGGACACCAGCCGGGCCGCCCTCGACGAACTACGCGCCACCGTCGGCTTGCTGCGCCATCCCGACGACGCGCCCGGATCACGAGCGCCCATCCCCCGTCTGGCCGATCTGGACACCCTCGTCAGCGGGTTCCGGGCCAGCGGGCTGGTGGTCTCGGTGGACGTCACCGGCACCGCCGCGCCCCTGGCACCCGCCACCGAGCTGACTGCCTACCGCATCATCCAGGAAGCCCTCACCAACACCCACAAGCACGCCTCCGCGAGCCGGGCCACCATCCTCCTGGACTACGGTCCGCACCTGCTGCGGGTCAGCGTGACGGACGACGGGCGCCCCGGCGCCCCCAAGGGCGCCGGCACCGGGCACGGACTGATCGGCATGCATGAGCGTGCCGTCGCCATCGGCGGAACCGTCACCGCCGGCCCGCGACGCGACGGCGGCTTCCAGGTCCTTGCCGAACTTCCGCTCTCGCTCACCGACACCACTGTCTCGAACGCCTCCTGA
- a CDS encoding response regulator transcription factor: MTIRVLLADDQALLRGTFKLLIDAQPDMEVVAEASNGREAVQSARSERADLVVMDIRMPEVDGIEATRLIGQDEDLAGLKVLVLTTFEEDELVIDALRAGASGFLGKGVEPAQLLDAIRLITAGESLLSPAATKGLISRVLSQPSPGDLVDRERLASLTPREREVLTLVAAGLSNDEIAERIFVTPVTVKTHANRAMAKLGARDRAQLVVIAYESGLVRTGERRS, encoded by the coding sequence ATGACCATTCGCGTCCTGCTAGCCGACGACCAGGCCCTGCTCCGCGGCACCTTCAAACTGCTCATCGACGCCCAGCCGGACATGGAGGTCGTCGCGGAGGCATCCAACGGCCGTGAGGCGGTTCAGTCGGCACGGTCCGAGCGCGCCGACCTCGTGGTGATGGACATCCGGATGCCCGAGGTCGACGGGATCGAGGCCACGCGGCTGATCGGCCAGGACGAGGACCTGGCCGGGCTCAAGGTCCTCGTCCTGACCACCTTCGAGGAGGACGAGCTCGTCATCGACGCACTCCGAGCCGGGGCCAGCGGTTTCCTCGGCAAGGGCGTCGAACCAGCACAGCTCCTCGACGCGATCCGTCTCATCACCGCGGGAGAGTCCCTGCTCTCCCCCGCCGCCACCAAGGGCCTGATCTCCCGAGTCCTGTCCCAGCCTTCCCCGGGAGACCTCGTCGACCGAGAACGTCTGGCCTCGCTGACACCCCGGGAACGCGAGGTGCTGACGCTGGTGGCCGCGGGCCTGTCCAACGACGAGATCGCCGAACGCATCTTCGTCACCCCGGTCACCGTCAAGACCCACGCCAACCGGGCCATGGCCAAACTCGGCGCCCGCGACCGCGCCCAACTCGTCGTCATCGCCTACGAAAGCGGCCTGGTCCGCACCGGGGAGCGGCGGAGCTGA
- a CDS encoding response regulator transcription factor, with protein MNDTVIRVLIADDQELVRMGFRLILTAQPGIEVVGEAGDGAACVELARRLRPDVCLVDIKMPKLDGLDVTRALAGPGVPNPMRVVVITTFDQDDYVHTALRNGACGFLLKDAPPSLLVEAVRAAARGDALVSPAVTVRLLKELSATRPDPDSPSPLTERELDVARLVAVGRTNQEICDQLVVSLSTVKTHLANIQQKIDARNRVEIAAWAWESGKVRER; from the coding sequence GTGAACGACACGGTGATCCGCGTGCTGATCGCGGACGACCAGGAGCTGGTCCGCATGGGCTTCCGGCTCATCCTCACCGCCCAGCCCGGCATCGAGGTGGTAGGGGAGGCGGGCGACGGCGCGGCCTGTGTGGAACTCGCCCGTCGGCTGCGGCCGGATGTGTGCCTGGTCGACATCAAGATGCCGAAACTGGACGGCCTGGACGTGACGCGGGCGCTGGCAGGCCCGGGAGTTCCCAATCCGATGCGGGTTGTCGTCATCACCACGTTCGACCAGGACGACTACGTGCACACCGCGCTGCGCAACGGCGCCTGCGGCTTTCTGCTCAAGGACGCCCCGCCCAGTTTGCTGGTGGAAGCGGTGCGGGCTGCCGCCCGCGGAGACGCGCTGGTCTCTCCCGCCGTCACCGTTCGACTGCTGAAGGAACTGTCCGCCACGCGGCCCGACCCTGATTCTCCCTCCCCGTTGACCGAACGAGAGCTGGATGTGGCCCGCCTCGTCGCGGTGGGCCGCACCAATCAAGAGATCTGCGATCAACTTGTGGTTTCGCTGTCCACCGTCAAGACGCACCTGGCGAACATCCAGCAGAAGATCGATGCCCGCAACCGGGTCGAGATCGCCGCCTGGGCGTGGGAGTCCGGCAAGGTGCGAGAGCGGTAG
- a CDS encoding sensor histidine kinase, translating into MNFENPLVRRVLIVAGWIILGLAGLVDVFAGKPPDYSWTSELPVVSGPLACLALLWPRHRPSVQVRAVLVAGGSLLLTVGSAVFTSPLDFGTWGVLESIVLLVLLSRAVGAVPGPRTTAVVATVLTVAAIAIPLRLFDPDYVNRSDTAVTLSLLMTLAAGTAVAWGLRTRLLERQRARDIAAVRQRQRLELAHDLHDFVAHHVTGIIVQANAALTLQHTAPEQITPLLENITRSGSEALDSMRRLVRVLREDAHAGIRPGEVWAELARLVSAFSADEAEAQLHVAAAAREARLAPEVETSVHRVVQEALTNVRRHAPGAAVAVRVDADRHRLRVEVLNTAPAARHPAPVGGRGGFGLVGLRERVEAVEGTLTAALTDDGGWRVVAALPVLAAVAGSPA; encoded by the coding sequence GTGAACTTCGAAAATCCGCTGGTCCGCCGGGTGCTGATCGTTGCCGGCTGGATCATCCTCGGCCTGGCAGGCCTGGTGGACGTGTTTGCCGGCAAGCCGCCCGACTACTCCTGGACGAGCGAGTTGCCGGTCGTGTCCGGCCCGTTGGCCTGCTTGGCCCTGTTGTGGCCTCGCCACCGGCCAAGCGTGCAGGTACGTGCTGTGCTCGTGGCCGGTGGTTCACTGCTCCTCACGGTCGGGAGCGCCGTGTTCACAAGCCCGCTCGACTTCGGAACCTGGGGGGTGCTGGAGAGCATCGTTCTGCTGGTGCTGTTGTCCCGGGCGGTGGGGGCGGTGCCGGGTCCGAGAACCACGGCGGTCGTCGCAACCGTACTGACTGTCGCGGCCATCGCGATTCCGCTGCGCCTGTTCGACCCGGACTACGTGAACAGAAGCGATACCGCCGTGACCTTGTCCCTGCTGATGACGCTCGCCGCAGGCACCGCGGTGGCCTGGGGCCTACGCACCCGGCTGCTGGAAAGGCAGCGGGCTCGCGACATCGCAGCCGTACGCCAGCGCCAGCGCCTGGAACTCGCTCACGACCTGCACGACTTCGTCGCCCATCACGTGACCGGCATCATCGTGCAGGCCAATGCCGCGCTGACCCTGCAGCACACCGCGCCGGAGCAGATCACACCGCTGTTGGAGAACATCACCCGGTCCGGATCGGAAGCATTGGACTCGATGCGCCGTCTGGTGCGAGTCCTGCGCGAAGACGCCCACGCGGGTATCCGGCCCGGTGAGGTGTGGGCGGAGCTCGCCCGGCTGGTCTCCGCGTTCTCCGCGGACGAGGCGGAAGCTCAACTGCACGTGGCTGCGGCAGCCCGAGAGGCGCGCCTCGCCCCCGAGGTGGAGACCTCCGTGCACCGCGTCGTGCAGGAGGCGTTGACCAACGTACGCCGACACGCGCCCGGCGCCGCAGTGGCCGTACGAGTCGACGCGGACCGGCATCGGCTGCGGGTCGAGGTGCTCAACACCGCACCGGCCGCACGCCACCCCGCCCCGGTCGGTGGGCGTGGCGGCTTCGGTCTTGTCGGTCTGCGAGAACGCGTCGAGGCGGTGGAAGGCACGCTGACCGCCGCCCTCACCGATGACGGGGGCTGGCGGGTGGTCGCTGCCCTTCCGGTGCTGGCGGCTGTGGCAGGATCACCGGCGTGA
- a CDS encoding ABC transporter ATP-binding protein — translation MNTSTVLTGSGLFKSYGMTRALAGVDIDVMAGESLAVMGPSGSGKSTLLHCLAGIERPDSGEVLLGGQRIDQLREPDRSELRRTAFGFVFQSGQLLPELPADENVALPLMLDGTARRAAVEQARQWFGPLGLQGLEERRPGQLSGGQAQRVAIARALVGRPKVIFADEPTGALDQATGMEVIRLLTEVSRRQGAALVLITHDTNVARWCDRTVHVRDGRLGGERAAAETGIGAKQGDPR, via the coding sequence ATGAACACATCCACCGTCCTGACCGGCTCCGGCCTGTTCAAGTCCTACGGCATGACCCGCGCCCTGGCAGGAGTCGACATCGACGTGATGGCCGGCGAGTCGCTGGCCGTCATGGGTCCCTCCGGTTCCGGCAAGTCCACCCTGCTGCACTGCCTTGCGGGGATCGAACGACCCGACTCCGGTGAGGTCCTGCTGGGCGGCCAACGGATCGACCAGCTGCGTGAACCGGACCGCAGCGAGCTGCGCCGCACCGCGTTCGGCTTCGTCTTCCAGTCCGGCCAACTGCTGCCGGAACTGCCCGCCGACGAGAACGTGGCCCTGCCGCTGATGCTCGACGGCACGGCGCGCCGGGCGGCCGTCGAGCAGGCCCGGCAGTGGTTCGGTCCGCTGGGCCTGCAGGGCCTGGAGGAAAGGCGTCCCGGGCAGTTGTCCGGAGGCCAGGCGCAGCGGGTGGCCATCGCCCGTGCCCTGGTCGGCCGCCCGAAGGTGATCTTCGCGGACGAGCCGACCGGCGCGCTGGACCAGGCCACCGGAATGGAGGTGATCCGTCTGCTGACGGAGGTCAGTCGCCGCCAGGGCGCCGCCCTGGTCCTGATCACCCACGACACGAACGTGGCCCGCTGGTGCGACCGCACAGTGCACGTCCGCGACGGACGGCTGGGCGGAGAACGAGCTGCGGCAGAGACCGGGATCGGCGCGAAGCAGGGGGACCCGCGATGA
- a CDS encoding FtsX-like permease family protein yields MRALDRTTWTLTWRLTRAGGRTGLLATGLAVAAAVVSTTLLLLCVAMNLGFQHRSDRADWRNPVESSHPAAIEAVGTTFTHGVPVTVVDVARLPGSTAPVPPGLDRFPAPGDLWVSPALGALLDRLPADRHPVPGTPTGTLGRAALVRPGEFVAVVGHRSTDPAVTAERAPDPRREGDTVSPTRIASFTGAPLTDGMGGTYESLARVATILVIVPLLVLAASAARLSVSRRDQRLAALRLIGATPGRVAGLTAAEALLTGTAGALLGAVGYAVLLPAAASLPLAGGSWYPADLWIGARSLLAVTAGVIALVVISALAGLRQVVVGPLGVARRSRSRRASAVRGLVFVSVIAGYALISKKYGSDDSMALYAFAAVFLALAVIGPWVVHLLGRLVTALAKRPATLLAGRRLLDDPKAAWRIVSGLTLAGFVAGFFALLGMDTATPWGGRPDQLAIAAPVHKAAQVRAQAERRLHAAGVSAVVGVDDGFVATSPYDSRQVTATVSGGPTELDRARTALTGLTPDQYPITTIDVNWSETQLTRDFTTITRVVLVVTFTIAITSAGITAAAAVLDRRRTYALLHLAGTPLRVLDAARSRETLIPVTVLAGGAVATGLVFGGSTMLTGGSSSFDTHSMIVLAVCCAAGVGGILAAGGLSRPLLRAVTRQAGARGE; encoded by the coding sequence ATGAGGGCACTGGACCGAACCACCTGGACACTGACGTGGCGGCTCACCCGGGCCGGCGGCCGCACCGGTCTGCTCGCGACCGGGCTCGCGGTAGCGGCGGCGGTCGTGTCCACCACCTTGTTGCTGCTGTGCGTCGCGATGAATCTGGGTTTTCAGCACCGTTCGGATCGTGCCGATTGGCGAAACCCGGTGGAGTCCTCCCACCCAGCGGCCATCGAGGCGGTCGGGACGACGTTCACCCATGGTGTGCCTGTCACTGTCGTGGACGTCGCGCGGCTACCGGGTAGCACGGCTCCCGTCCCGCCCGGACTCGACCGCTTCCCCGCCCCCGGCGACCTGTGGGTCTCCCCCGCGCTCGGCGCCCTGCTCGACAGGCTGCCCGCCGACCGCCATCCGGTCCCCGGTACTCCCACCGGAACGCTGGGCCGAGCGGCACTCGTCCGCCCCGGCGAATTCGTCGCAGTGGTCGGACACCGTTCCACCGATCCGGCGGTCACCGCCGAGCGCGCGCCCGATCCGCGCCGGGAAGGCGACACTGTCTCCCCCACCCGCATCGCGTCCTTCACCGGTGCGCCGCTGACGGACGGCATGGGCGGGACGTACGAGTCCCTGGCCCGGGTCGCCACCATCCTCGTCATCGTTCCGCTGCTCGTACTGGCGGCCTCCGCCGCACGGCTGTCGGTCTCGCGCCGCGACCAACGCCTCGCCGCGCTGCGTCTGATCGGTGCCACGCCGGGCCGAGTCGCCGGGCTGACGGCTGCCGAGGCGCTGCTGACCGGAACGGCCGGTGCGCTGCTCGGTGCTGTGGGTTACGCCGTGCTGCTGCCGGCGGCGGCGAGCCTGCCGCTCGCAGGCGGCTCCTGGTACCCGGCCGACCTGTGGATCGGCGCACGATCGCTGCTCGCGGTGACTGCCGGAGTGATCGCGCTGGTCGTCATCAGCGCGCTCGCGGGACTCCGGCAGGTGGTCGTCGGCCCTCTGGGAGTGGCACGCCGCTCACGCAGCCGCAGGGCAAGCGCCGTGCGGGGCCTGGTCTTCGTGTCCGTCATCGCTGGATACGCCTTGATCAGCAAGAAGTACGGCAGCGACGACTCGATGGCGTTGTACGCGTTCGCCGCGGTCTTTCTGGCGCTGGCCGTGATCGGGCCCTGGGTGGTCCACCTGCTCGGCAGACTCGTCACCGCCCTGGCCAAGCGGCCGGCGACGCTGCTGGCGGGGCGACGGCTCCTGGACGACCCCAAGGCGGCCTGGCGGATCGTCTCCGGTCTCACCCTGGCCGGTTTCGTCGCCGGATTCTTCGCCCTGCTCGGCATGGACACCGCCACGCCGTGGGGAGGACGTCCCGACCAGCTCGCCATCGCGGCCCCGGTGCACAAGGCGGCGCAGGTGCGGGCTCAGGCCGAGCGGCGCTTGCACGCCGCCGGGGTGAGCGCCGTGGTCGGCGTGGACGACGGCTTCGTGGCCACGTCCCCCTACGACAGCCGTCAGGTCACCGCCACCGTCTCCGGCGGCCCGACCGAACTGGACCGTGCCCGCACCGCGTTGACCGGACTGACGCCTGACCAGTACCCGATCACCACCATCGATGTGAACTGGTCCGAGACCCAGCTCACCCGTGACTTCACCACCATCACCCGCGTAGTACTCGTGGTGACGTTCACGATCGCCATCACCTCGGCCGGCATCACCGCGGCCGCCGCCGTCCTGGACCGTCGCCGCACCTACGCCCTGTTGCATCTGGCGGGCACTCCGCTGCGGGTCCTGGACGCCGCCCGCAGCCGGGAGACACTCATCCCGGTCACGGTCCTGGCCGGAGGAGCCGTCGCGACAGGGCTGGTGTTCGGGGGATCAACGATGCTGACGGGCGGCAGCTCGTCGTTCGACACACATAGCATGATCGTTCTCGCCGTGTGCTGTGCCGCAGGGGTCGGCGGAATTCTCGCGGCCGGCGGCCTGAGCCGTCCCCTGCTTCGGGCGGTCACACGGCAGGCGGGAGCACGGGGAGAGTGA